The Euphorbia lathyris chromosome 3, ddEupLath1.1, whole genome shotgun sequence genome contains a region encoding:
- the LOC136222689 gene encoding uncharacterized protein, with protein sequence MGCTASRRRKKKPCIPEIAIYFPSLRIPAHSDLQTSLKPLIPKHLLDRLTSLRNQITLISQDTCGSAVLELRRSLDEYVPLIIGLTKKENGLENLVEFKWEDLEDGGEHENPVANSWFELLSVLHMMAILTLSEANSLMIPKDHSGSGIRLVSSDCKRDAVDLLLKAAGYLEFCVREVLIHIPQDIKKGLSNDLQNGLLEAISIQALGQGTEIQLGLAVESQKASLSVKRRLACEQLIYFSQAYHCLSGCDLNHENGKKLLWFIKWKFLESKTAAYYYHGLILDKGNEPVCHLSAVCCFLAAEQLLTESKKACLSFCLAAPVSRCPPLWGAMKHLHQKIPEVASRKSQMYAYLLEEEDKVLPELPDFQLSLRPDDYVLPERDEAWIRDRWELQTHSLKEHLNDTQDEIQTES encoded by the exons atgggTTGCACTGCTTCTaggagaagaaagaagaagccATGTATACCGGAAATTGCcatctattttccttcactgcGAATTCCTGCACATTCTGATCTTCAAACATCCCTTAAACCCCTAATTCCTAAACATCTTCTAGATAGATTAACCTCTCTTCGCAATCAGATTACTCTAATATCACAGGATACAt GTGGATCTGCTGTCCTCGAATTAAGGCGATCACTAGACGAGTATGTGCCTCTTATTATTGGACTTACTAAAAAAG AAAATGGTCTTGAAAACTTGGTGGAATTCAAGTGGGAAGATTTGGAAGATGGAGGAGAACAT GAAAACCCTGTGGCTAATTCATGGTTTGAATTATTATCCGTTCTTCATATGATGGCGATTCTAACTTTGTCCGAGGCTAACTCATTGATGATCCCCAAGGATCATTCTGGTTCAGGCATAAGACTTGTATCTTCAG ATTGTAAGAGGGATGCTGTTGATTTACTGCTTAAGGCAGCAGGATACTTGGAATTCTGTGTCCGGGAAGTACTAATTCACATTCCACAAGACATCAA GAAAGGGCTTTCTAATGATTTGCAAAATGGTTTACTTGAAGCTATATCCATTCAAGCATTAGGCCAG GGAACTGAAATTCAGTTGGGTTTAGCTGTTGAAAGTCAAAAGGCTTCATTATCAGTAAAGAGAAGGTTAGCATGTGAGCAGCTGATCTACTTCAGTCAG GCTTATCACTGCCTGTCAGGATGTGATCTGAATCATGAAAATGGAAAGAAGCTTCTCTGGTTCATTAAGTGGAAGTTCCTTGAATCAAAG ACTGCAGCATACTATTACCACGGCCTGATTCTGGATAAGGGTAACGAACCGGTATGTCACTTGAGTGCTGTATGTTGTTTCCTTGCTGCAGAACAACTTCTAACAGAAAGCAAAAAGGCCTGCTTAAGCTTTTGCCTTGCTGCTCCAGTCTCCAG ATGCCCTCCACTTTGGGGTGCTATGAAGCACTTGCACCAGAAAATTCCTGAAGTTGCATCAAGGAAATCTCAGATGTATGCCTACCTATTagaggaagaagacaa GGTATTGCCGGAGCTACCAGATTTCCAGTTATCTTTAAGACCAGATGATTATGTATTGCCTGAAAGAGATGAAGCATGGATCAGAGATAGATGGGAATTACAGACCCATTCCTTAAAAGAACACCTTAATGATACTCAAGATGAAATTCAGACTGAATCCTAA